One Microplitis demolitor isolate Queensland-Clemson2020A chromosome 2, iyMicDemo2.1a, whole genome shotgun sequence DNA segment encodes these proteins:
- the LOC103572170 gene encoding uncharacterized protein LOC103572170: protein MQLNFLFLLAGILVCRSADALPASYDQRQTGDLNVQLDFKDIQVVALVDTDLLGDYVDYNYSYDYADFTIKPISKPTTSGSTTSVEPWHTWPTIPTSSTTSSPPLSSSSSSSSESEVISSTPTPPVSTSTSKESLEPEKTTSASQITSTTQSTTEKKIKNYTEINRRDSISKECPSGYSSDAKGRCRKIIRRRLSFLPLMKLAPKISKEETSKDLRVSS, encoded by the exons ATGCAgctaaactttttatttttactcgctGGTATTCTCGTGTGCCGATCTGCTGATGCACTTCCCGCAAGCTATGATCAGCGTCAAACCGGGGATCTCAACGTCCAGCTCGACTTTAAAGACATCCAGGTCGTTGCGCTCGTGGACACCGATCTTCTGGGGGACTATGTG gaCTATAATTACTCTTATGACTACGCCGACTTCACAATAAAACCGATCTCCAAACCCACGACTTCGGGTTCTACGACTTCAGTCGAGCCTTGGCACACCTGGCCAACTATTCCTACATCTTCAACTACTTCATCACCGCCattatcatcgtcatcatcttCTAGTTCTGAATCAGAAGTCATTTCTTCAACACCCACACCACCAgtatcaacatcaacatcaaaaGAATCCTTAGAACCTGAAAAAACAACAAGCGCATCTCAAATAACTTCAACAACTCAATCAacgacagaaaaaaaaataaaaaattatacagaaaTAAATCGACGTGATTCTATTTCCAAAGAATGTCCATCAGGGTACAGCTCAGATGCTAAAGGACGTTGTCGTAAAATAATCCGTAGACGTCTATCATTTTTACC aCTGATGAAGTTGGCGCCAAAAATCAGCAAAGAAGAAACCAGCAAAGATTTGCGTGTCTCATCATAG
- the LOC103572171 gene encoding kelch domain-containing protein 10 homolog produces MSKSKFNPFKFTEYVTRSKILPKCRTEPILYCDGKNFYSFKISSLDLMVFSLETRQWKFMNQGNRLLFPLDSILAAAFHQRKLIILTFQKTLLSPVVTSKLHEFDLDTETMRVVPLTGDIPTPMFPVNFISHENYFYTIGGSKDGEDCADVYRLDTTNLKWECVYKCTGKDPNEPYFSGHNLVFDGRQIFLLRPAVDLRTIFMGRPVINESFTKIPAFDLISRKWKKFDTYGDKRHKPRFPKKERDAYAVAQYDDPATGDTSVIISGGEKDYYVYNDVWKLNLRSFQWTCLEKSGTILPIPVDYHSMCTTSEGRLFLCGGFLDQNSRCGETCTSCSTAVYSVWITVPKLEYLAWKTLERHFPSLAALSRKQIKSLGIPWKFFLSKFKE; encoded by the exons atgagtaaatctaaatttaatccatttaaatttactgaatACGTTACTAGAAGTAAAATATTACCAAAATGTCGTACCGAGCCAATACTTTATTGCGATGGGAAAAATTTCTACAGTTTCAAAATCAGTTCTCTTGATTTGATGGTCTTCAGTTTGGAGACACGACAATGGAAGTTTATGAATCAAGGAAACCGTTTATTATTTCCACTGGACAGCATTCTTGCAGCGGCTTTTcatcaaagaaaattaattattctaacttttcaaaaaactttactTTCTCCAGTTGTGACCAGTAAATTACATGAATTTGATTTGGACACGGAAACTATGCGCGTAGTTCCATTAACTGGAGACATACCAACGCCCATGTTTccagttaattttatttcccatgaaaattatttttacacaatcGGAGGTTCTAAGGATGGCGAAGACTGTGCTGACGTTTACCGGCTTGACACAACTAATTTGAAATGGGAGTGTGTTTATAAATGTACCGGAAAAGATCCTAATGAGCCGTACTTCAGTGGCCATAATTTGGTATTCGATGGACGACAAATATTTCTTCTTCGTCCAGCCGTTGATCTCCGGACTATATTTATGGGTCGGCCTGTAATCAACGAAAGCTTTACG aAAATTCCTGCCTTCGATTTGATCAGTCGTaagtggaaaaaatttgacactTATGGAGATAAAAGACACAAGCCGCGTTTTCCAAAAAAAGAAAGAGACGCATATGCAGTTGCGCAGTATGATGATCCGGCAACTGGTGATACAAGTGTTATCATATCAGGTGGAGAGAAAGattattatgtttacaatGATGTTTGGAAGCTGAATCTCAGGAGTTTTCAATGGACTTGCTTGGAAAAATCAGGAACCATTTTACCAATTCCTGTTGATTATCATTCAATGTGTACCACATCAGAGGGACGGTTGTTTCTCTGCGGTGGATTTCTTGATCAAAATTCGCGATGTGGTGaa actTGTACGTCATGTTCTACTGCAGTATACTCTGTCTGGATAACTGTTCCAAAACTTGAATACTTGGCTTGGAAAACTTTGGAACGTCACTTCCCGAGCCTGGCCGCATTGTCacgaaaacaaattaaatctCTCGGGATTCCATGGAAATTCttcttatcaaaatttaaagaataa
- the LOC103572172 gene encoding kelch domain-containing protein 10 homolog, with amino-acid sequence MYAFKPHVFTEHSPNSIAKPEGRMKSKIRCDGKNLYIYNGKDPTVVDYRDLSDDLLFVATKPEFRDIWVYNLAGQQWRLMRNESNLPDNNDLIFGTIFESNYLVICTIRVPFNDELSSRKCRLHICDLITESVLVQGTSGQIPYPSFALNLIRHGKHFYTVGITRDLEEFSDVYKLNMENGVWEVVYSCRGLDSNEPIGRSGHTLVYGNSMIYIFGGAGDGPGLDAFSFVKISAFDLENCCWKVVETHGDENYIPHYPTEREDFGVTSYTDPDSGEINVVVSGGTVDHNDAFNDVWSLNLSSLKWTCLERFGTVLPCYVDSHSMTISPAGKLFTFGGYIFNNDMEQGTCSSSLNSTWLRIPNLTDICWEAVFHYYPDLKSMTDEEIISLGIPPQLLKSRIH; translated from the exons atgtacgCATTTAAACCACATGTTTTTACTGAACATTCGCCGAATAGTATTGCGAAGCCTGAAGGAAgaatgaaatcaaaaattcgatgcgatggtaaaaatttgtatatttacaATGGTAAGGATCCAACTGTTGTAGATTACCGAGATCTGTCAGATGATCTTTTATTCGTTGCAACGAAACCTGAATTCCGGGATATCTGGGTGTACAATTTAGCTGGGCAGCAATGGAGATTAATGAGGAATGAAAGTAATTTACCAGAtaacaatgatttaatttttggtaccatttttgaatcaaattatttagttatttgcaCAATACGAGTACCTTTTAATGACGAGCTGTCAAGTCGCAAATGTCGATTACATATTTGCGATTTAATTACCGAAAGTGTACTCGTCCAGGGGACAAGTGGCCAAATTCCATATCCTTCATTCGCACTTAATTTAATTCGCCAtggaaaacatttttatactGTCGGAATCACAAGAGATCTTGAAGAATTTTCTGATGTATATAAACTGAATATGGAAAATGGAGTGTGGGAAGTTGTCTATAGCTGTCGTGGACTTGATTCCAATGAACCGATTGGTAGATCAGGTCATACTTTAGTTTATGGGAACAGTATGATCTATATATTTGGTGGTGCTGGTGATGGTCCTGGACTTGATGCATTTTCTTTTGTC aaAATTTCGGCGTTTGACTTAGAAAACTGCTGCTGGAAAGTAGTAGAGACTCATGGTGATGAGAATTACATACCGCACTACCCAACTGAAAGAGAAGACTTCGGGGTGACGAGTTACACTGACCCAGATTCGGGTGAAATAAATGTGGTAGTATCTGGAGGAACAGTTGATCATAATGATGCCTTCAATGATGTCTGGAGTCTGAATCTCTCAAGTTTAAAATGGACATGTCTTGAGAGATTTGGTACTGTCTTACCTTGTTATGTTGATAGTCATTCAATGACTATTTCTCCTGCTGGAAAATTATTCACATTCGGTggatatattttcaataatgatatggaacaa GGAACTTGTTCTTCTTCTTTAAACTCAACTTGGCTCAGAATCCCCAATCTCACAGACATTTGTTGGGAAGCAGTTTTCCATTACTATCCAGACCTGAAATCAATGACTGATGAAGAAATTATTTCCCTCGGCATTCCACCGCAATTACTCAAGTCGCGTATtcattga
- the LOC103572173 gene encoding PHD finger-like domain-containing protein 5A encodes MAKHHADLIFCRKQPGVAIGRLCEKCDGKCVICDSYVRPCTLVRVCDECNYGSYQGRCVICGGPGVSDAYYCKECTIQENDRNGCPKIVNLGSSKTDLFYERKKYGFKKR; translated from the exons atggcgAAACATCATGCGGATTTAATATTCTGTCGAAAACAGCCGGGTGTTG CTATTGGACGTTTGTGCGAAAAATGCGATGGAAAATGTGTGATTTGCGACAGCTATGTACGTCCTTGCACCCTCGTAAGAGTTTGTGACGAATGTAACTATGGTTCCTATCAAGGACGATGTGTTATTTGTGGAGGGCCAGGAGTCTCGGATGCTTATTACTGTAAAGAATGTACTATTCAAGAAAACGAC agaaaCGGATGCCCAAAAATAGTTAACTTGGGCAGTTCTAAGACTGACCTGTTCTacgaaaggaaaaaatatggatttaaaaaacgttaa
- the LOC103572174 gene encoding protein real-time isoform X2, which produces MVQQYQSPVRVYKHPFALVMLAYEKRFPTCPQIPVFVGCDVTKDEESQGGAIRTTERRCKLNVEAPYILKKIIGVDYVYFVQKNVLDRRNSILEIEAWNESFSSRVTVIEKCRYFIHPENSEWTCFEQTASLDIKNFFGFENSMEKLAMKQYAQNIAKGKEIIEYFINELKEQGVTYVAPWVEPEKVPTPDDEKTVETEESNDQNTVETETKLPTNKEIKLSSDYIERYLGKLDLMQESKLLQLRQSIQELRGASVPNDATLLRFLRAREFMVDKAKEMLTQSLHWRKKFQIDKLLDEYEAPRVVKDYFPGGWHHCDKDGRPLYILRLGQMDVKGLLKSIGEDELLLLALHICEEGLSLMEEATTVLGHPVSQWCLLIDLEGLNMRHLWRPGIKALLRIIEIVEANYPETMGRVLIIRAPRCFPILWTLISTFIHENTRNKFIFYCGSDYQEQNDGGLTDYIDAEYIPDFLGGPSETYVMEGGVVPKNLYRLDLEAASNDHEHSLYHSISLAHGQVHHVAINTNDPGAVLTWDFDVMRHNVIFTVLYEKPDAANTNESLEVTSADSDSLKEWKEGVNCVKVESSVVCHDGESIQGTHIIQEPGTYILQWKNPDEGEFLPSISSHKAQLMYFYEVLPSAHYRGSMMSLQSAVSGRSFASSSLSR; this is translated from the exons atggTTCAACAGTACCAGTCACCCGTACGGGTCTACAAACACCCATTTGCACTTGTTATGCTG gcgtACGAGAAAAGATTCCCCACATGTCCACAAATTCCAGTATTTGTTGGATGTGACGTTACGAAAGATGAAGAAAGTCAAGGTGGAGCAATCAGAACTACTGAGAGACGATGCAAACTCAATGTTGAAGCtccttatattttaaaaaag attATCGGAGTTGACTATGTGTactttgtacaaaaaaatgtcttaGACAGACGTAATAGTATTTTAGAAATTGAAGCATGGAATGAAAGTTTTTCATCACGAGTTAcagttattgaaaaatgtagatacttt ATACATCCGGAAAATAGCGAGTGGACATGTTTCGAGCAGACAGCGAGTTTGgatatcaaaaatttcttcgGCTTTGAAAACTCAATGGAAAAATTAGCCATGAAACAGTACGCCCAAAATATAGCCAag ggtaaagaaataattgaatattttataaatgaattgaaaGAACAAGGGGTAACTTACGTCGCGCCATGGGTTGAACCTGAAAAAGTTCCTACTCCAGATGACGAAAAAAC cgTCGAGACTGAAGAAAGCAACGATCAAAATACCGTCGAAACAGAAACGAAATTGCCGAcgaacaaagaaataaaactatCCTCTGATTATATAGAAAGATATTTAGGTAAATTAGATTTAATGCAAGAGAGCAAGTTGTTGCAGTTACGTCAAAGTATTCAAGAACTGCGAGGCGCATCAGTGCCAAATGACGCCACATTGTTGCGATTTTTACGTGCACGTGAATTTATGGTTGATAAAGCTAAAGAAATGTTGACCCAATCACTTCATTGGCgtaagaaatttcaaattgataaattacttGATGAATACGAGGCTCCGCGGGTCGTAAAAGATTATTTCCCCGGCGGATGGCATCATTGCGACAAGG ACGGCCGTCCACTTTATATTTTACGACTTGGACAAATGGACGTCAAGGGTTTGCTTAAATCGATCGGTGAAGATGAATTATTGCTGCTG GCTTTACATATTTGCGAGGAAGGACTGTCACTAATGGAAGAAGCAACAACTGTCCTAGGACACCCGGTGTCTCAGTGGTGTCTGCTTATCGATCTTGAAGGATTGAATATGCGTCATTTATGGCGTCCAGGTATTAAA gCTTTACTGCGAATAATTGAAATCGTCGAAGCAAATTACCCAGAAACAATGGGTAGAGTTTTGATAATTCGCGCTCCGAGATGTTTCCCAATTCTTTGGACATTAATTAGTACATTTATAC ATGAAAATACcagaaacaaatttatattttactgcgGAAGTGATTATCAAGAACAGAATGACGGAGGCCTGACGGATTACATCGACGCTGAATATATTCCCGATTTTCTTGGCGGCCCATCCGAG ACTTATGTTATGGAAGGGGGAGTGGTGCCCAAGAATTTATACAGATTGGATCTAGAAGCAGCCTCTAATGATCATGAGCACAGTTTATATCATTCTATCAGTTTAGCACACGGTCAGGTTCATCACGTTGCTATCAATACCAATGACCCTGGTGCTGTGCTCACTTGGGACTTTGATGTCATGCGTCACAATGTTATCTTCACTGTTTTGTATGAAAAACCAGATGCCGCAAACACCaacg AATCATTGGAAGTTACTTCAGCTGACTCAGATTCATTGAAAGAGTGGAAAGAAGGCGTTAATTGTGTCAAAGTTGAATCGAGTGTTGTCTGTCATGATGGAGAAAGTAttcag ggcACACACATAATTCAAGAACCTGGAACTTATATTTTGCAATGGAAAAATCCAGATGAGGGTGAATTTCTTCCTTCTATCAGCTCACACAAAGCTCAACTAATGTACTTCTATGAAGTATTACCATCTGCGCATTAtcg gGGATCAATGATGAGTCTTCAGTCGGCTGTAAGTGGACGCTCTTTTGCAAGCTCTTCGTTGTCCAGATGA
- the LOC103572174 gene encoding protein real-time isoform X1, with protein sequence MVQQYQSPVRVYKHPFALVMLAYEKRFPTCPQIPVFVGCDVTKDEESQGGAIRTTERRCKLNVEAPYILKKIIGVDYVYFVQKNVLDRRNSILEIEAWNESFSSRVTVIEKCRYFIHPENSEWTCFEQTASLDIKNFFGFENSMEKLAMKQYAQNIAKGKEIIEYFINELKEQGVTYVAPWVEPEKVPTPDDEKTVETEESNDQNTVETETKLPTNKEIKLSSDYIERYLGKLDLMQESKLLQLRQSIQELRGASVPNDATLLRFLRAREFMVDKAKEMLTQSLHWRKKFQIDKLLDEYEAPRVVKDYFPGGWHHCDKDGRPLYILRLGQMDVKGLLKSIGEDELLLLALHICEEGLSLMEEATTVLGHPVSQWCLLIDLEGLNMRHLWRPGIKALLRIIEIVEANYPETMGRVLIIRAPRCFPILWTLISTFIHENTRNKFIFYCGSDYQEQNDGGLTDYIDAEYIPDFLGGPSETYVMEGGVVPKNLYRLDLEAASNDHEHSLYHSISLAHGQVHHVAINTNDPGAVLTWDFDVMRHNVIFTVLYEKPDAANTNGNYLITDKKYILLIYLFFVTESLEVTSADSDSLKEWKEGVNCVKVESSVVCHDGESIQGTHIIQEPGTYILQWKNPDEGEFLPSISSHKAQLMYFYEVLPSAHYRGSMMSLQSAVSGRSFASSSLSR encoded by the exons atggTTCAACAGTACCAGTCACCCGTACGGGTCTACAAACACCCATTTGCACTTGTTATGCTG gcgtACGAGAAAAGATTCCCCACATGTCCACAAATTCCAGTATTTGTTGGATGTGACGTTACGAAAGATGAAGAAAGTCAAGGTGGAGCAATCAGAACTACTGAGAGACGATGCAAACTCAATGTTGAAGCtccttatattttaaaaaag attATCGGAGTTGACTATGTGTactttgtacaaaaaaatgtcttaGACAGACGTAATAGTATTTTAGAAATTGAAGCATGGAATGAAAGTTTTTCATCACGAGTTAcagttattgaaaaatgtagatacttt ATACATCCGGAAAATAGCGAGTGGACATGTTTCGAGCAGACAGCGAGTTTGgatatcaaaaatttcttcgGCTTTGAAAACTCAATGGAAAAATTAGCCATGAAACAGTACGCCCAAAATATAGCCAag ggtaaagaaataattgaatattttataaatgaattgaaaGAACAAGGGGTAACTTACGTCGCGCCATGGGTTGAACCTGAAAAAGTTCCTACTCCAGATGACGAAAAAAC cgTCGAGACTGAAGAAAGCAACGATCAAAATACCGTCGAAACAGAAACGAAATTGCCGAcgaacaaagaaataaaactatCCTCTGATTATATAGAAAGATATTTAGGTAAATTAGATTTAATGCAAGAGAGCAAGTTGTTGCAGTTACGTCAAAGTATTCAAGAACTGCGAGGCGCATCAGTGCCAAATGACGCCACATTGTTGCGATTTTTACGTGCACGTGAATTTATGGTTGATAAAGCTAAAGAAATGTTGACCCAATCACTTCATTGGCgtaagaaatttcaaattgataaattacttGATGAATACGAGGCTCCGCGGGTCGTAAAAGATTATTTCCCCGGCGGATGGCATCATTGCGACAAGG ACGGCCGTCCACTTTATATTTTACGACTTGGACAAATGGACGTCAAGGGTTTGCTTAAATCGATCGGTGAAGATGAATTATTGCTGCTG GCTTTACATATTTGCGAGGAAGGACTGTCACTAATGGAAGAAGCAACAACTGTCCTAGGACACCCGGTGTCTCAGTGGTGTCTGCTTATCGATCTTGAAGGATTGAATATGCGTCATTTATGGCGTCCAGGTATTAAA gCTTTACTGCGAATAATTGAAATCGTCGAAGCAAATTACCCAGAAACAATGGGTAGAGTTTTGATAATTCGCGCTCCGAGATGTTTCCCAATTCTTTGGACATTAATTAGTACATTTATAC ATGAAAATACcagaaacaaatttatattttactgcgGAAGTGATTATCAAGAACAGAATGACGGAGGCCTGACGGATTACATCGACGCTGAATATATTCCCGATTTTCTTGGCGGCCCATCCGAG ACTTATGTTATGGAAGGGGGAGTGGTGCCCAAGAATTTATACAGATTGGATCTAGAAGCAGCCTCTAATGATCATGAGCACAGTTTATATCATTCTATCAGTTTAGCACACGGTCAGGTTCATCACGTTGCTATCAATACCAATGACCCTGGTGCTGTGCTCACTTGGGACTTTGATGTCATGCGTCACAATGTTATCTTCACTGTTTTGTATGAAAAACCAGATGCCGCAAACACCaacggtaattatttaattactgataaaaaatatattttattgatatatttattttttgtaacagAATCATTGGAAGTTACTTCAGCTGACTCAGATTCATTGAAAGAGTGGAAAGAAGGCGTTAATTGTGTCAAAGTTGAATCGAGTGTTGTCTGTCATGATGGAGAAAGTAttcag ggcACACACATAATTCAAGAACCTGGAACTTATATTTTGCAATGGAAAAATCCAGATGAGGGTGAATTTCTTCCTTCTATCAGCTCACACAAAGCTCAACTAATGTACTTCTATGAAGTATTACCATCTGCGCATTAtcg gGGATCAATGATGAGTCTTCAGTCGGCTGTAAGTGGACGCTCTTTTGCAAGCTCTTCGTTGTCCAGATGA
- the LOC103572176 gene encoding post-GPI attachment to proteins factor 3 isoform X2, producing MTKFLLILFIHIFIFTNVSASTGDRSQFYRQCLLVCYSSSCKHNVEFEIVSFDDGGFLSWSCEENCRYDCMWETVNHFIDHGLKVPQFHGKWPFIRMFGFQEPASVIFSILNFYAHIMMYRKFRREIKSSMPMSLIWTYFTVVCLNAWFWSAIFHARDKPFTEVMDYSCAFTMVITLLYCMLIRIFYKNNKLFAVITFGYISMLSVHLSHLWSGKINYGYNMKINIVFGFLTFLITVIWWYRNSSKLTHSYLIGWFTILTVAVTLLEVADFPPIFWTLDAHALWHASTAPLVYLLYKFMISDCHYLRKQYSYQVIP from the exons ATgacaaagtttttattaattttatttatacatatatttatatttacaaatgtaTCAGCTTCTACGGGTGATAGATCACAATTTTACAGGCAATGTTTACTTGTTTGTTATTCCAGTAGTTGTAAGCAca acGTGGAATTTGAAATCGTCTCATTTGATGACGGTGGATTTTTATCGTGGTCATGTGAAGAAAATTGCCGATATGATTGCATGTGGGAAACagttaatcattttattgatCATGGACTTAAAGTTCCGCAATTTCATGGCAAG TGGCCATTTATTAGAATGTTCGGATTCCAAGAGCCAGCGTCtgtaatattttcgattttgaATTTCTATGCGCACATTATGATGTACCGTAAATTTCGTCGGGAAATAAAATCGTCTATGCCAATGTCTTTAATctggacttattttactgtc gtTTGTTTGAATGCTTGGTTCTGGTCAGCAATTTTCCACGCGAGAGATAAACCATTTACCGAAGTAATGGATTACTCTTGTGCATTTACGATGGTCATAACACTTTTATACTGTATGCTGataagaatattttataaaaataataaattatttgctgTGATAACTTTTGGGTACATCAGTATGCTCTCCGTTCATTTGTCCCATTTGTGGTCAGGAAAAATTAACTACGGAtacaatatgaaaataaatatagtgtttg GATTTTTGACGTTTCTTATCACAGTTATTTGGTGGTATCGTAATTCTTCAAAACTTACTCACTCTTATCTTATCGGGTGGTTTACTATCTTGACTGTGGCTGTTACTCTATTAGAGGTAGCAGATTTTCCTCCAATATTTTGGACCCTTGATGCCCATGCTCTCTGGCACGCTTCCACTGCTCCGCTTGTTTATCTCTTatacaa atTTATGATCTCAGACTGCCATTATTTAAGAAAGCAATATAGTTATCAG GTGAttccttaa
- the LOC103572176 gene encoding post-GPI attachment to proteins factor 3 isoform X1: MTKFLLILFIHIFIFTNVSASTGDRSQFYRQCLLVCYSSSCKHNVEFEIVSFDDGGFLSWSCEENCRYDCMWETVNHFIDHGLKVPQFHGKWPFIRMFGFQEPASVIFSILNFYAHIMMYRKFRREIKSSMPMSLIWTYFTVVCLNAWFWSAIFHARDKPFTEVMDYSCAFTMVITLLYCMLIRIFYKNNKLFAVITFGYISMLSVHLSHLWSGKINYGYNMKINIVFGFLTFLITVIWWYRNSSKLTHSYLIGWFTILTVAVTLLEVADFPPIFWTLDAHALWHASTAPLVYLLYKFMISDCHYLRKQYSYQVISDIHVE, encoded by the exons ATgacaaagtttttattaattttatttatacatatatttatatttacaaatgtaTCAGCTTCTACGGGTGATAGATCACAATTTTACAGGCAATGTTTACTTGTTTGTTATTCCAGTAGTTGTAAGCAca acGTGGAATTTGAAATCGTCTCATTTGATGACGGTGGATTTTTATCGTGGTCATGTGAAGAAAATTGCCGATATGATTGCATGTGGGAAACagttaatcattttattgatCATGGACTTAAAGTTCCGCAATTTCATGGCAAG TGGCCATTTATTAGAATGTTCGGATTCCAAGAGCCAGCGTCtgtaatattttcgattttgaATTTCTATGCGCACATTATGATGTACCGTAAATTTCGTCGGGAAATAAAATCGTCTATGCCAATGTCTTTAATctggacttattttactgtc gtTTGTTTGAATGCTTGGTTCTGGTCAGCAATTTTCCACGCGAGAGATAAACCATTTACCGAAGTAATGGATTACTCTTGTGCATTTACGATGGTCATAACACTTTTATACTGTATGCTGataagaatattttataaaaataataaattatttgctgTGATAACTTTTGGGTACATCAGTATGCTCTCCGTTCATTTGTCCCATTTGTGGTCAGGAAAAATTAACTACGGAtacaatatgaaaataaatatagtgtttg GATTTTTGACGTTTCTTATCACAGTTATTTGGTGGTATCGTAATTCTTCAAAACTTACTCACTCTTATCTTATCGGGTGGTTTACTATCTTGACTGTGGCTGTTACTCTATTAGAGGTAGCAGATTTTCCTCCAATATTTTGGACCCTTGATGCCCATGCTCTCTGGCACGCTTCCACTGCTCCGCTTGTTTATCTCTTatacaa atTTATGATCTCAGACTGCCATTATTTAAGAAAGCAATATAGTTATCAGGTAATATCAGACATTCATGTTGAGTAA